DNA from Rhipicephalus microplus isolate Deutch F79 chromosome 5, USDA_Rmic, whole genome shotgun sequence:
ccggcgtcggcggtggtgtcggcgtcgttggttgagtgaaaaatcaactttgcgtgaccaaaaaatagacaaagatgcaaattaaataaataaaaaaacagggTCTGAGTGGACATCAAAGCAaggtcatttgcgtggcaagcgggtgttctaccatacagccatgcctctgcttgtgaatagagTGAAAAtagcttgaaaatgcagtgaaaagaactttcatgttttacaaaacacacacgtcctgtatacatACTTCACAATACGCCATGAACTATTGCCGTAATGCGtcgtacaagcgtacattgccaccTGGCGTCAGAGCACGGAATTGTCATAGTGGCTTGATAGTTTAAAGTAAGTCAccctctacaaaaggcacacacgctactgcccCCTTAAAGGCCACGTagggggtgcatagcaagttcggaaaTATTTCATACATTATAGCGTTTTAAGCACGCCCTAGGAACAGAATATTGCAGTgcgttctggcgctgcagtcacacaGGAAAACTCGACTGCACGGTGTATTAAGAAGCGCTATGCATTTATGGATGTGGATATAACGCAATTTCGTCGGCTCCGTCTTTCTTAAACGGCCGGTGTGAGACATTCGTGAAGTGGGCGTGAAACATCACCTTCATACCTACAACGCACGTAAGCCTATTATTAGTATATATGTACAGAACTGAGCGGCGCACGGCGCGTTGAGTTGCCAAAGAGTCTTGTCACTATAGAACGCGCAGATTTAGATACGTTAGAATCAAAAGAATTTTCATGTCACGCATTGGTACTGGTCTGGGATGGTTCGGGTCCAGATCGCCGACAACGGATGAGTCCCAGGCCACCAAGAAGAAGCCGTAGCTATCGCCTTACGCCTACCTCCTCGCCCCAGCGAGTCCGTCACGATGGGCACTCGTAGAACGCGTCGGAAGTAGTCCTGCTCTAAACGCTTGTTCGGCGTCCAGGCGATCACGTGCACGCCGCGGTCACGCCACATGCGCACGCTGTCGACGTTCAGGTTATCCTTCCACACAAGCACGGCGGAGGCACCGGTCACGTAATGAAGCAGGCCCCAGTTGAGAGCCTGTTCGAAAATCCAGTCGGCGAAGACCGCCTCGTAATGCGTCACGTTCGTGTCGTAGCGAGGACGCAACTTTCCAGCGTCCTTGTAGGCCAGTAACCCGGGTCGCCAGGTCAGCGCCGTAACGATGTCAGGGTTTTGAAGCCTCAGGGCGTAAATGAAATACGGGTTGGGCGAGGAGACGAGCCCTTGGCTGTACAGTTCGGGTCGCTGGCTGAACAGTACGGCAAGCAGCGCCACGGCGCGGTCGTCGTACCTCTTGACGTGGACGATGAACCGCAGTCCTTGGCGAAGGCACTCCTGGATGCCTTCTTCGAGCGTTGGAACGTGAGCGCAGCCGCGGCAGTTCTTGGCGTACGGGTTCTTTGTGGCGGCGTCCAGCTGTCGCAGGTCCGCGAAAGACGTGTGTGCCAGGACTCCGTCACCGCTCGTCGTGCGCTCGAGGCTGTCGTCGTAGAAGAGGACTCCGACGTTGTCGCGGGTGAAGGACAGGTCTAGCTCGATGCCGTCGGCCTTTTTCTCGCGCGCCGCCTGTATTGCGCCCAGGGTGTATTCCGGCGCGTAGCGCGCAGCACCGCGGTGGGCGAACAGGGGCGGCAGTCGCGAGCTGTTTCCGCCGTCGCCTCTGCCGAAGATGGCTTGCACGGCGGCCTCATCTTTGACGGGGGGCAGAGAAGACAAGATCGTGACGATACACGCAACCACCAGAAGGATACACGCGTATTGCCAGGCCATGACTTCTAAGGCGAAGCTGTGTTCTAAGTCGCCGTGCAAAGGGCAGCCGCAGAGACGAGGCGCGCAGGGCCGGGTGGCCCAAGTCCCGAATGCTAGGAATATAACTCGCCCGCGTCACATCCTCACGAATAGGTGGACAACTATCGTAATAATGATGATTGTTACAGCGATAACGATGAACCATGAAGGCAGCAGCAACCACCCATACGAAATAAAACCAACATTCAGGAGATAAGCCCCAAGTAACtgcttctctctttcttcatctCTTTCTTTGTATCAGTTCTATCACCCATCCGAATTATTGCATCCCACACTGAGCAAAATGGCGCACTCGTTCTGAGAGCtaagcagaagatgaagaggaGGACGGAGAGTGCGTGCCGGACGAGTTGTTGTGTATACAACATAATGTACGTATAAAAAAATCAGAGTATTGCTCTACTTTAATTgtatttatttaaataattatgTTCTTTAGATTAAGCACCACAATTTTCTAGGTCACCTGTACTCTTTCTATTATACAACCTCCGTTATTCTGAAACTGCACATTCTTTTTTAAAACCACTTCATTCTTGGCCTATCCCCCAATGGCTATGCCCCCACGAGCAATAGGTGAACGAGAACAAGACACGAGTTATTGCACTCATGATTATCGCTAATCTTCACACGACCAATGGAGTTTCTCCTCTCACAGAAATTTGATTTTGTTTTTACGCGGTAGTGGGGATTCTCAATTCATGGGGCGCGTACccgaccaagttttttttttatccaccgGACAATGAATGATTTGCTACACACCTTCGCCCTTcaaaataagagagagagagagagagagagagagagaggagaagaaAGGCGTGTTTTTCGTACTTTCAGCAGAAACGATCGAACACTTCTTCTTGGAGTGTCGAAGATTTCAGAACCTAAAGCAAAGGTTTCTAAAACCACCTTTTCAAAAAAGGGCCATTGAGCTTTCTACATCGGCATTGCTCTCCCTGGGGTCGTAGGCACTAGGGCACTGTGACAGGATCATTCACGAGGCTATATTtaaatatttgaaagaatcaaAGAGAATGCCATGTTAAATCTATCAGGGCATCTAAACCAATATGGTTCATATATTTTTTCATGATAATTATATCAATTATTTAGTTCATATTTTTACCAGTAAGCAGCATTGCATTGAAAGATACCAAAATTATCACGAATAGTTTTGTCCCTATTAGGATTATCTTTTTTTCGCATATTCTCCCCTCTTCCTTTTCTATTTTTCTCCTTTTTATTATTAAATTGCATTTTATTTTAGTTTTGTTTCACAAATTATGCTGCCGCACGCCTCAAGGCCAATCCCCCATGGTGGGTAGGGCTATTTTTtcggaatcatcatcatcatc
Protein-coding regions in this window:
- the LOC142817250 gene encoding glycerophosphodiester phosphodiesterase 1-like codes for the protein MAWQYACILLVVACIVTILSSLPPVKDEAAVQAIFGRGDGGNSSRLPPLFAHRGAARYAPEYTLGAIQAAREKKADGIELDLSFTRDNVGVLFYDDSLERTTSGDGVLAHTSFADLRQLDAATKNPYAKNCRGCAHVPTLEEGIQECLRQGLRFIVHVKRYDDRAVALLAVLFSQRPELYSQGLVSSPNPYFIYALRLQNPDIVTALTWRPGLLAYKDAGKLRPRYDTNVTHYEAVFADWIFEQALNWGLLHYVTGASAVLVWKDNLNVDSVRMWRDRGVHVIAWTPNKRLEQDYFRRVLRVPIVTDSLGRGGRRKAIATASSWWPGTHPLSAIWTRTIPDQYQCVT